One region of Mycobacterium riyadhense genomic DNA includes:
- a CDS encoding precorrin-2 C(20)-methyltransferase — protein MTSRGTLWGVGLGPGDPELVTVKAARVIGAADVVAYHSARHGRSIARGIAEPYLRAGQIEEHLVYPVTTETTDHLGGYAGALEDFYADATRRIAAHLDAGRNVALLAEGDPLFYSSYMHLHTRLTHRFNAVIVPGVTSVSAASAAVATPLVAGDEVLSVLPGTLPVAELTRRLADADAAVVLKLGRSYHNVREALSVSGQLDEAFYVERASTPEQRVLPAAEVDETRVPYFSLAMLPGGRRRGSMAGSVAVVGLGPGDIDWLTPQSRRELASATDLIGYHGYLGRVPVRDGQRRHPSDNTDEPARARLACALAEQGHAVAVVSSGDPGVFAMATAVLEEAKQWPGVQIRVIPAMTAAQAVASRVGAPLGHDYAVISLSDRLKPWKTIAARLNAAAAADMVLAIYNPASKTRTWQVGAMRDLLLAHREPGTPVVIGRNVSRPDEDVRVVRLADLNPADVDMRCLLIVGSSQTQWHSTDSGDRVFTPRRYPG, from the coding sequence ATGACTTCGAGAGGCACGCTCTGGGGAGTCGGGCTGGGGCCCGGCGATCCGGAATTGGTGACTGTCAAGGCCGCCCGGGTGATCGGCGCGGCCGACGTGGTGGCCTACCACAGCGCCCGCCATGGTCGCAGCATCGCCCGCGGCATCGCCGAACCGTATCTGCGGGCCGGCCAGATTGAGGAGCACCTCGTCTATCCGGTGACCACGGAGACCACCGATCATCTCGGCGGCTACGCCGGCGCGCTCGAAGACTTCTACGCCGATGCCACCCGGCGGATCGCCGCGCACCTCGACGCCGGGCGCAACGTGGCGCTGCTCGCCGAGGGCGACCCGCTGTTCTACAGCTCCTACATGCATCTGCACACCCGGCTCACCCATCGGTTCAACGCCGTCATCGTGCCGGGCGTGACGTCGGTGAGTGCGGCCTCGGCGGCGGTCGCGACGCCGCTGGTGGCCGGCGACGAGGTGCTGTCGGTGCTACCGGGCACGCTGCCGGTGGCCGAGCTGACCCGGCGCCTCGCCGACGCCGACGCGGCCGTGGTTCTCAAGCTGGGTCGTTCGTATCACAATGTCCGGGAAGCACTTTCGGTGTCCGGCCAGCTTGACGAGGCGTTCTACGTGGAGCGGGCAAGCACGCCCGAACAACGCGTGCTGCCGGCCGCCGAGGTCGACGAGACCCGCGTTCCGTATTTCTCGCTGGCGATGCTTCCTGGTGGCCGTCGACGAGGGTCGATGGCAGGCAGCGTCGCGGTGGTGGGGCTGGGGCCCGGCGACATCGATTGGCTGACGCCGCAGAGCCGACGCGAGTTGGCCAGTGCGACCGATCTGATCGGCTATCACGGCTACCTGGGCCGGGTGCCGGTCCGTGACGGCCAGCGGCGCCATCCCAGCGACAACACCGACGAGCCCGCCCGCGCGCGATTGGCCTGCGCGCTGGCCGAGCAGGGGCACGCGGTGGCGGTGGTGTCGTCCGGCGATCCGGGGGTGTTCGCGATGGCCACCGCCGTGCTGGAGGAAGCCAAGCAATGGCCGGGCGTGCAGATCCGGGTGATTCCGGCGATGACGGCCGCGCAGGCCGTGGCCAGCCGGGTCGGCGCCCCGCTGGGTCACGACTATGCCGTGATCTCGCTGTCCGACCGACTCAAACCCTGGAAGACAATCGCCGCACGGCTGAACGCCGCCGCCGCAGCCGACATGGTGCTGGCCATCTACAACCCGGCGTCGAAAACGCGGACCTGGCAGGTGGGCGCGATGCGTGACCTGTTGTTGGCCCATCGCGAGCCCGGCACGCCGGTGGTGATCGGGCGAAACGTATCGCGGCCCGACGAAGACGTGCGTGTGGTGCGATTGGCCGATCTGAACCCGGCCGATGTCGACATGCGCTGCCTACTGATCGTCGGATCTTCCCAAACACAGTGGCACTCAACAGATTCCGGAGATCGGGTGTTCACTCCCCGACGTTACCCCGGCTAG
- a CDS encoding precorrin-8X methylmutase, giving the protein MLDYIRDAAEIYRLSFAAIRAEADLTRFPANVARVVVRLIHTCGQVDITEHVAYTDDVVARASTALAGGAPVLCDSSMVAAGITTARLPAGNEVVTLVADPRAAEFAARRQTTRSAAGVELWADRLAGAVVAIGNAPTALFRLLELIDEGAPAPAAVLGGPVGFVGSAQSKQELIERPRGMSYLVVRGRRGGSAMAAAAVNAIATDAE; this is encoded by the coding sequence GTGCTCGATTACATTCGCGACGCGGCGGAGATCTACCGACTGTCGTTCGCGGCGATCCGCGCCGAAGCCGACCTGACGCGATTTCCCGCCAACGTCGCGCGCGTGGTGGTCCGGCTGATCCACACCTGCGGACAGGTCGATATCACCGAGCACGTCGCGTACACCGACGACGTCGTCGCGCGCGCCAGCACCGCACTAGCGGGCGGCGCCCCGGTGCTGTGCGATTCGTCGATGGTGGCCGCGGGGATCACCACCGCACGACTGCCCGCCGGCAACGAAGTGGTGACACTGGTCGCCGATCCGCGCGCCGCCGAATTCGCCGCGCGCCGGCAGACCACCCGCTCGGCGGCCGGTGTGGAACTCTGGGCCGACCGGCTGGCCGGCGCCGTCGTGGCCATCGGCAACGCACCCACCGCACTGTTCCGGCTGCTCGAGCTGATCGACGAAGGGGCCCCGGCGCCGGCGGCGGTGCTGGGCGGTCCCGTCGGCTTCGTCGGCTCGGCGCAGTCCAAGCAGGAGCTCATCGAGCGCCCACGCGGCATGTCGTATTTGGTGGTGCGGGGCCGCCGTGGCGGCAGCGCCATGGCAGCCGCGGCCGTCAACGCGATCGCGACCGACGCCGAATGA